In Monodelphis domestica isolate mMonDom1 chromosome 4, mMonDom1.pri, whole genome shotgun sequence, one DNA window encodes the following:
- the LOC130459026 gene encoding uncharacterized protein LOC130459026 — protein MAPSPKEPSYKEVLTPSSSEAQGSVLQGSPDSELLPAEGPKPQGAILQGIPTPGSSEPQRAVLQGSPDPEQLQDGGPKPQGAILQGIPTPGSSEPQRAILQGSPDSQPKAQSPKEPSYKEVPTPSCSQLKARSPKEPPYRESRLRAALSPKEPSYKEDPTPSSSRMEAQSPKEPSYKEVPTPSCSQLKA, from the exons atgg CTCCGAGCCCCAAGGAGCCTTCCTACAAGGAAGTCCTGACCCCGAGCAGCTCTGAGGCCCAAGGATCCGTCCTACAAGGAAGTCCCGACTCCGAGCTGCTCCCAGCTGAAGGCCCGAAGCCCCAAGGAGCCATCCTACAGGGAATCCCGACTCCGGGCAGCTCCGAGCCCCAAAGAGCCGTCCTACAAGGAAGTCCCGACCCTGAGCAGCTCCAGGATGGAGGCCCAAAGCCCCAAGGAGCCATCCTACAGGGAATCCCGACTCCGGGCAGCTCCGAGCCCCAAAGAGCCATCCTACAAGGAAGTCCCGACTCCCAGCCGAAGGCCCAAAGCCCCAAGGAGCCTTCCTACAAGGAAGTCCCAACCCCGAGCTGCTCCCAGCTGAAGGCCCGAAGCCCCAAGGAGCCGCCCTACAGGGAATCCCGACTCCGGGCAGCTCTGAGCCCCAAGGAGCCTTCCTACAAGGAAGACCCAACCCCGAGCAGCTCCAGGATGGAGGCCCAAAGCCCCAAAGAGCCTTCCTACAAGGAAGTCCCGACTCCGAGCTGCTCCCAGCTGAAGGCCTGA